GGCCGGTAGGCGGCGGGTTGCTCTACGCGCGCTTCGGCTTCACCGCGCCCTTTCTCGCGGCGGCGGCGCTGCAATTACTCACGCTGATCCTCACCATCACCCTGTTGCCGGAATCGCGTACGAAACAGGAGGGCGAGACGCACGTGGGGATGCGCGAGATCGCCGCGACCTTCACCAATCGCGAGCTTTCTCCGATTCTCTTGCAGAAGCTGGCGCTTTCGCTCTGCCTGTACGGCTGGTATTCGGTCATTGCGCTCTATCTGGCCGGGCAACTGCACTTCGGCGTCGTCGCCACCACGCAGTACTTCTCGGCCTTTGCGCTCGTCAACGTCGCAATCAACGGCTTCGGCGTCGGCAAGGCATCGCGCCGCCTCGGCGACCCGCGCATGGCGATCGTCGGACTCGCGCTGCTGGTCGCTGCCTTCGGGCTCACGCCTTTCGTCCACCACTGGCTCACCGTTGCCGGCGTCATGCTTCTGTTTGCGCTGGGCGGCGCGTTCGCGAACAACGGCATCACCGCGATGATTTCGAACGCGGCCTCCGAACGCGAGCAGGGCACCGTCCTGGGCGTCAGCTCCTCGCTCGATTCACTTTCCGGAATTCTCGCGCCGCCGTTCTCGACCGGCCTTCTCTCGCGCTTCGGCTCGCCGTTCGGCGGCATCGAATCGCTGGTGATGGCCGCAGTCGCACTGACGCTCGGAATCCGAAACTCGCTGCACGCATCGGCGGTATCGGCCAACACGCCCGCTGAGGAATTGGAGGCCGTGTGAAATTCAATTCGGCTGTTAGGCGGCGGATTTTTTCCGGCGCGTCGTCGACGACGCTTTCTTTACCGGCTTCTTTTCATCCGACGTGGCGCGGCCGTTGCCCGAACGGCGCTTCTTGCTCTCTTCGAGCGATTGCGCCAGCACGTCCATCAGGTTGACGACCTTGCCGCGCGGCGCGGCGACCTTCTTGGCCTTGGGCAGTTCCTTACCTTGCGCGCGCGCTTCGATCATCGCCAGCAGCTCGTCGTGATACCGGTTGTGAAACTTCTCGGGTTCGA
The sequence above is a segment of the Candidatus Baltobacteraceae bacterium genome. Coding sequences within it:
- a CDS encoding MFS transporter; the encoded protein is MIRKLVPILGITFIDIIGFSMLLPILPYFVTHFGMSAFVVGLLISTFSFCQLITGPLWGNVSDRIGRKRVLIISQIGATIGWTMLAFAPTILWVFIARVLEGVSGGNIGITQAYVADLVAPRERARAFGLISATFAAGMVFGPVGGGLLYARFGFTAPFLAAAALQLLTLILTITLLPESRTKQEGETHVGMREIAATFTNRELSPILLQKLALSLCLYGWYSVIALYLAGQLHFGVVATTQYFSAFALVNVAINGFGVGKASRRLGDPRMAIVGLALLVAAFGLTPFVHHWLTVAGVMLLFALGGAFANNGITAMISNAASEREQGTVLGVSSSLDSLSGILAPPFSTGLLSRFGSPFGGIESLVMAAVALTLGIRNSLHASAVSANTPAEELEAV